One window from the genome of Pseudanabaena yagii GIHE-NHR1 encodes:
- the cobD gene encoding threonine-phosphate decarboxylase CobD: MVNDLKQASRPIHGGNRQWAASMAGISPEQILDFSASINPLGTPKSAIAAIQSHLTDLGHYPDPEYTLLREALGKFHQLSPEWILAGNGVAELLTWVGRDLSQLSSTVLFTPAFTDYYRALKTFDCQIERYPFLLRTQDVSFDSELPEITNSHTKGILINNPHNPTGYLFTRDSILPYLEKFALVVIDEAFMDFLTPDQQQSLIDLVPLHPNLVILRSLTKFYSLPALRLGYAIAHPERLQRWQAWRDPWCVNSLAAAAGIAVLEDVEFQQQTWAWLKSAKSQLFKGLSQISGLNPLPNAANYLLVQTEIAGSLLQKELLQKDKILIRDCLSFPELGDRYFRVAVRLEDENQKLINAIRVMRFNKEPDLL; this comes from the coding sequence ATGGTTAATGATCTCAAGCAAGCATCGCGTCCAATCCATGGGGGAAATCGTCAATGGGCGGCGAGTATGGCTGGTATCTCACCAGAGCAAATCTTAGATTTTTCGGCAAGTATTAATCCTCTTGGCACACCTAAATCAGCGATCGCAGCCATCCAATCCCATTTAACCGATCTCGGTCATTATCCTGACCCTGAATATACATTGCTCAGAGAAGCATTAGGAAAGTTTCATCAACTATCACCAGAGTGGATTTTGGCTGGCAACGGTGTGGCGGAGCTATTAACTTGGGTGGGGCGCGATCTTTCGCAACTATCCTCAACGGTTCTATTTACACCAGCCTTTACCGATTACTATCGCGCTTTAAAAACCTTTGATTGTCAAATAGAAAGGTATCCATTTCTATTGAGAACTCAAGACGTAAGTTTTGATTCTGAACTGCCAGAAATTACGAATTCCCATACCAAAGGAATCTTGATCAATAATCCCCATAATCCTACGGGCTATTTATTTACAAGAGATAGTATCTTGCCCTATTTAGAGAAATTTGCTTTGGTGGTGATTGATGAAGCTTTTATGGATTTCCTCACACCAGATCAGCAGCAAAGTTTAATCGATTTAGTTCCATTACATCCGAATTTAGTAATTTTGCGATCGCTTACTAAATTCTACAGTTTGCCAGCATTGAGACTTGGCTATGCGATCGCCCATCCCGAACGCTTGCAACGTTGGCAAGCATGGCGTGATCCTTGGTGTGTAAATAGTTTAGCTGCCGCCGCAGGAATTGCCGTATTAGAAGATGTGGAATTTCAGCAGCAAACATGGGCATGGTTAAAAAGTGCTAAATCTCAACTATTTAAAGGTTTATCGCAAATATCAGGTTTAAATCCATTACCAAATGCTGCAAATTATCTATTAGTTCAAACCGAAATAGCAGGTTCGCTTTTACAAAAGGAACTATTACAAAAAGATAAAATTCTCATTCGCGATTGCTTGAGTTTTCCTGAATTAGGCGATCGCTATTTTCGAGTAGCAGTACGTCTGGAAGATGAAAATCAAAAATTAATAAACGCTATAAGGGTTATGCGATTTAATAAAGAACCCGATTTATTGTAG
- a CDS encoding DUF4079 domain-containing protein — translation MIIAIPEPLKTLVTFAHPILMTLTLILALYAGYVGWQYRRIRSTEGEEKKALISKKYNLLHHNLGSVFLLLMVAGAIGGMAVTYNNNGKLFVGAHLIAGLGLTFLAALSAALAPILQQGKEWARSTHIAVNTVLVGVFVWQTLTGFEIVQRILEQMSKAS, via the coding sequence ATGATTATTGCAATTCCCGAGCCTCTTAAAACGTTGGTGACTTTTGCTCACCCCATTCTCATGACCCTGACCCTAATTTTGGCATTGTATGCAGGTTATGTTGGGTGGCAATACCGCAGAATTCGTAGCACTGAGGGTGAAGAGAAAAAAGCGCTAATCTCCAAGAAATATAACCTCCTCCATCACAATCTAGGTTCAGTGTTTTTATTATTAATGGTGGCAGGTGCGATCGGTGGCATGGCTGTGACTTACAACAACAATGGCAAGCTTTTTGTAGGAGCGCATTTGATTGCTGGTTTGGGACTCACCTTCTTAGCTGCCTTATCGGCGGCATTAGCACCTATTCTGCAACAGGGCAAGGAATGGGCGCGGAGTACCCATATCGCGGTTAATACTGTATTAGTCGGTGTTTTTGTATGGCAAACCCTGACAGGCTTTGAAATTGTCCAGAGAATTCTTGAACAAATGTCTAAAGCTTCATAA
- a CDS encoding YajQ family cyclic di-GMP-binding protein: MASSYSFDIVSDFDHQELVNAIDQTRREIVSRYDLKSTNTEVELEKELITIKTNSEMTLTSVVDVLQSKAIKRNLSLKIFDYGEIESASGNRVTQKIKLKRGIEQDQAKKLSKTIRDNFPKAQASIQGDALRVTSKSKDELQEIIQLVKGEDFPLALQFTNYR; encoded by the coding sequence ATGGCTTCCAGTTATTCCTTTGACATCGTTAGCGATTTTGATCATCAAGAACTTGTCAATGCGATCGATCAAACTCGCCGTGAAATTGTTAGTCGCTATGACTTAAAAAGTACAAATACAGAAGTTGAACTTGAAAAAGAACTCATAACCATCAAAACTAATAGTGAAATGACACTTACCTCGGTTGTTGATGTGTTGCAATCTAAAGCAATCAAGCGTAACCTATCTCTAAAAATCTTTGACTATGGCGAAATCGAGTCCGCTAGCGGTAATCGTGTCACCCAAAAGATAAAACTCAAGCGTGGTATCGAGCAAGATCAAGCCAAAAAACTTTCTAAAACCATCCGTGATAATTTCCCTAAAGCTCAAGCCTCAATTCAAGGCGATGCTTTACGAGTTACTTCCAAATCAAAAGATGAACTTCAAGAAATTATCCAACTAGTAAAAGGCGAAGACTTCCCCCTCGCACTCCAATTCACAAACTACCGTTAA
- a CDS encoding aldo/keto reductase yields the protein MRYRRFGKTEMLLSVFSLGAMRYLESAANAEKTIWHALEVGINHIETAQGYGKSEEFIGQAMRNGLSKQRDRFYLTTKIGPTKDADSMRRQIEQSLKKMNVDYVDNFDIHGINLYEHLDLVKDPNGCMKAVREAIDQKMLGHVGFSTHGSLEVILDTIRTGLFESVNLHYYYFNQRNAPAVQLAHEKDMGVFIISPSDKGGMLYNPSEELSGVCYPYTALYMCDRFLLSDPRVHTLSLGAANPSEVDSHQDAWDNDAPMSELEAAVLDCMNRRYTLLENDRCSQCYQCLPCPEGINIPEVLRLRNLAIGFDMVEFGKYRYKMFENAGHWFPGNKAIRCTDCGDCLPRCPENLEIPRLLRDTHDRLHGEEGRRLWE from the coding sequence ATGCGCTATCGTCGTTTTGGCAAAACTGAGATGCTTTTGTCCGTATTCTCCTTAGGAGCAATGCGCTATTTAGAATCTGCGGCGAATGCGGAAAAAACGATTTGGCACGCCTTAGAAGTTGGCATTAACCATATTGAGACAGCGCAGGGCTATGGCAAGAGTGAAGAATTTATTGGTCAGGCAATGCGAAATGGTCTTAGTAAGCAACGCGATCGCTTTTATCTGACAACCAAAATTGGTCCTACCAAAGATGCAGACTCTATGCGTCGGCAAATCGAACAGTCCCTCAAAAAGATGAATGTGGACTATGTCGATAACTTCGATATCCATGGGATTAATCTATACGAACATCTCGATCTGGTGAAAGATCCCAATGGATGTATGAAAGCGGTTAGGGAAGCGATCGATCAAAAGATGCTTGGACATGTAGGCTTTTCTACCCACGGTTCACTTGAAGTAATTTTAGACACGATTCGTACTGGCTTATTTGAGTCTGTTAATTTACATTATTACTACTTCAATCAGCGTAATGCCCCTGCGGTACAGCTTGCCCATGAAAAAGATATGGGGGTATTTATCATTTCGCCATCGGATAAAGGCGGGATGCTCTATAACCCTTCCGAAGAACTATCAGGTGTTTGCTATCCATATACAGCTTTATATATGTGCGATCGCTTTTTGCTGAGTGATCCGCGTGTACATACCCTCAGCCTTGGTGCAGCGAATCCTAGCGAAGTAGATTCCCATCAGGACGCATGGGATAACGATGCCCCGATGTCTGAATTAGAAGCCGCAGTTCTCGATTGCATGAATCGCCGCTACACACTCTTAGAAAACGATCGCTGTTCACAATGCTATCAATGCCTACCCTGTCCCGAAGGCATTAATATTCCTGAAGTCCTCAGACTCCGAAATTTAGCGATCGGCTTTGATATGGTGGAGTTTGGGAAATATCGCTATAAAATGTTTGAGAATGCAGGACATTGGTTTCCGGGGAATAAAGCCATTCGCTGTACCGACTGTGGCGACTGCTTACCGAGATGTCCTGAAAATCTTGAAATCCCTAGACTTTTGCGGGATACCCATGATCGCTTACATGGTGAAGAAGGTCGGCGACTCTGGGAATAG
- a CDS encoding LexA family protein, translated as MPRGGKRIGAGRPQGTGKYGEATKAVRLPIRIADEILAALAGGSQEIELGTMVQSIFKPERKTKVSLPLYLNPVAAGLPAPTEDYVDDNIDLNRHLVKHPDTTYLVRVVGESMIDAGIHPNDMLIVDRSIEVTNGQVVIAVVNGELTVKRIRKDRDKLWLMPENEAFKPIEIDEHTDLHIWGVVTNVIHAL; from the coding sequence ATGCCACGAGGAGGAAAACGTATAGGTGCAGGTCGTCCCCAAGGAACAGGGAAATATGGTGAGGCGACAAAAGCGGTAAGGCTACCGATAAGAATTGCTGACGAAATTTTAGCAGCTTTGGCTGGGGGAAGCCAAGAAATTGAATTAGGAACTATGGTGCAATCCATCTTCAAACCCGAAAGAAAGACTAAGGTGAGCTTACCTCTTTATCTCAACCCAGTTGCAGCGGGGCTTCCTGCTCCCACCGAAGATTATGTGGATGATAATATCGATCTCAATCGCCATCTGGTGAAGCATCCTGACACCACATATCTGGTGCGTGTGGTTGGGGAATCAATGATTGATGCAGGGATTCACCCCAACGATATGTTAATTGTCGATCGCTCGATTGAAGTTACTAATGGTCAAGTTGTGATCGCCGTGGTGAATGGAGAATTAACGGTAAAAAGAATTCGTAAGGATAGAGATAAACTATGGCTTATGCCTGAGAATGAAGCTTTTAAGCCCATTGAGATTGATGAACATACCGATCTTCATATTTGGGGCGTAGTTACCAATGTAATTCACGCACTTTAG
- a CDS encoding fatty acid desaturase family protein, whose translation MQDRDESSQSTVLEKESAKKLKFAKNSGFQVELRRRVDELFQNSKLKERDCPQMYAKTATLLIGFLGTYAALIFLAQTWWQVVPLCILMGVITAGIGFSIQHDGAHHAYSNSLWVNKLMSMSLDLIGGSSYIWHWKHDVLHHTYTNIVGYDMDLEVGMFGRLSPSHQKLPFHRWQHYYLWLLYGFLAIKWHFFDDFNNLITGKISDRNYPRPRNSNLVTFFAGKIVFLTIAFVIPSLFHSFWLVLASYSLVAFTLGLVLSVVFQLAHVVEEADFPIPDAETCLIEKDWAIHQIETTVNFSRNNPFLTWLLGGLNFQVEHHLFPNVCHVNYPAISKIVEQTCQEFGVKYNYHRSFWAGCLSHFHWLRRMGTSF comes from the coding sequence ATGCAAGATCGAGATGAATCCTCGCAGTCTACGGTTCTCGAAAAAGAATCAGCGAAAAAATTGAAATTTGCCAAGAATAGTGGATTTCAGGTAGAACTAAGACGACGGGTTGACGAACTTTTTCAAAACAGTAAGCTCAAAGAGCGTGATTGTCCCCAAATGTATGCCAAGACAGCGACCCTGTTAATTGGCTTTTTGGGAACCTATGCAGCCTTAATTTTTTTAGCCCAAACATGGTGGCAGGTTGTTCCGCTATGTATCCTAATGGGTGTGATCACCGCAGGTATTGGGTTTAGCATTCAGCATGATGGCGCTCATCACGCCTATTCCAATTCCCTATGGGTAAATAAACTCATGTCGATGAGCCTCGATCTCATCGGTGGTAGCTCCTACATTTGGCATTGGAAACATGATGTTTTGCATCATACCTATACCAATATTGTGGGTTATGACATGGATTTAGAAGTGGGAATGTTTGGCAGACTTTCTCCTTCCCATCAAAAACTTCCATTTCACCGTTGGCAGCATTATTACCTATGGCTGTTATATGGTTTTCTGGCAATCAAGTGGCATTTTTTTGATGATTTTAATAACTTGATTACTGGCAAAATTAGCGATCGCAACTATCCTCGTCCTAGAAATAGCAATTTAGTCACATTCTTTGCTGGCAAGATAGTATTTCTGACGATTGCTTTCGTGATTCCCTCACTATTTCATTCATTTTGGCTGGTTTTAGCTAGCTATAGTCTCGTCGCATTTACCCTAGGTCTAGTCCTAAGTGTCGTCTTCCAATTAGCCCATGTGGTTGAAGAAGCAGATTTTCCTATTCCTGATGCAGAGACCTGTTTAATTGAGAAAGATTGGGCAATTCACCAAATCGAAACTACAGTAAATTTTTCACGGAACAATCCCTTTCTTACTTGGTTGCTCGGTGGTTTAAATTTTCAAGTCGAGCATCATCTCTTCCCCAATGTTTGCCATGTTAATTACCCAGCAATTTCCAAAATAGTCGAACAAACCTGTCAGGAATTTGGTGTGAAGTATAACTATCACCGTTCCTTCTGGGCGGGTTGCCTCTCCCACTTCCATTGGTTACGTCGCATGGGAACTTCTTTTTAA
- a CDS encoding CHAT domain-containing protein, with the protein MRKGFGIMLLAILFCLPMQIVTNERLQAQSEQEHKSEADRLLEMGEQQFGKSQYQEAFKTFQSALESYRLNNNRKGEADAIISLAHIFNSVGTYQKALELYQQALGIKKQIGDREGEGNALHGLGDVYDSLGQYSKAIEFHQQALDIAKQIGDRDGEGNALNGLADVYESLGQYPKAITLYQQSLVLRKQIGDRIGEAYVLFGLADIYETLEDYPKSLDFYQQSLAIRQQIGDRNGEASSLFGLGIINTSIGQHQKAIDYFQQSLAIKKQIGDRNGEAYILNGLGYVYGKVGQYDQTIDFLQQSLSISKQIGDRYSEGYSLENLGLALSKLNQTELAILFYKQSVNVHESIRKDIRKLPKEIQKTYLSTIEESYRNLADLLLKQNRILEAQQVLDLLKVQELSAYLRNVRGNSETEKGLNLYQSEQNIIALAIELNSLLQKERNNQLSASEQQRLNKLIGDEKDRNKQFSAFLNNPEVQKSINELRNTEKNNIDLENVRNLRNEILSQRSNVAILYPLVLEDRLELILLTAQTPPIRRTIAIRRDILNKEIAEFVTNLRDTTSEDVKVSAQKFHTWLIEPFETELAQLKIDTIAYAPDSRLRYIPLAALYDGKQWLAEKYRINYITAQSLTKFNVKQISTPHILAGAFGGKSNENRSGFNGLPATVIEVKKIANRFGNTTTLVESDFSKTITESKANSYTILHLATHGQLVQGKPEDSFILFGNGDKATVSEIRDWALNNVDLVVLSACQSGVGGKLGNGIEILGLGYQMQVAGARVAIASLWQVDDTGTQVLMEAFYSELQKGNVTISESLRRAQVSLIKSPNYSHPYFWSAFFAIGNAL; encoded by the coding sequence ATGCGTAAAGGTTTTGGCATTATGCTTTTAGCAATTTTGTTTTGTTTGCCCATGCAAATAGTGACAAATGAAAGATTACAAGCTCAATCAGAGCAGGAGCATAAGTCAGAAGCCGATCGCTTACTTGAAATGGGAGAACAACAGTTTGGGAAAAGTCAGTATCAAGAAGCCTTCAAAACATTTCAATCCGCATTAGAAAGCTATCGACTTAATAACAATCGCAAAGGTGAAGCCGATGCCATTATTAGTTTAGCGCATATTTTTAACAGTGTGGGCACATATCAAAAAGCGCTGGAACTTTATCAACAAGCCCTAGGAATTAAAAAACAAATCGGCGATCGCGAAGGGGAAGGAAATGCATTACATGGTCTAGGAGATGTTTATGATAGTTTAGGACAATATTCCAAAGCAATAGAGTTCCACCAACAAGCTCTAGATATTGCCAAGCAAATTGGCGATCGCGATGGTGAAGGTAATGCTCTCAATGGACTCGCCGATGTTTATGAAAGTTTAGGGCAATATCCTAAAGCAATTACGCTATACCAACAATCTCTAGTTCTTAGAAAACAAATTGGCGATCGGATTGGTGAAGCATATGTTCTTTTCGGATTAGCGGATATTTACGAAACTTTAGAGGATTACCCCAAATCTCTCGATTTTTATCAACAATCCCTCGCCATCAGACAACAAATCGGCGATCGCAATGGTGAAGCTAGTTCTCTCTTCGGGCTAGGAATTATCAACACCAGCATTGGTCAGCATCAAAAAGCCATTGATTATTTTCAACAAAGCTTAGCCATCAAGAAACAGATTGGTGATCGTAATGGTGAAGCCTACATTCTTAATGGATTGGGATATGTCTATGGCAAAGTTGGACAATATGACCAAACAATTGATTTCTTACAGCAGTCCTTATCCATCTCAAAACAAATTGGCGATCGTTATAGCGAAGGCTATTCCCTCGAAAATCTGGGACTAGCATTGAGCAAACTCAATCAGACTGAATTGGCAATTCTTTTTTACAAGCAATCTGTTAACGTCCACGAATCCATTCGCAAAGACATTCGCAAATTACCAAAAGAGATACAAAAGACCTATCTCTCAACCATTGAGGAGTCCTATCGTAACCTTGCCGATCTTTTGCTCAAGCAAAACCGCATCCTTGAGGCTCAACAAGTGCTCGATTTGCTCAAGGTGCAGGAACTGAGTGCATACCTGCGTAATGTGCGCGGCAATAGCGAAACTGAAAAAGGGTTAAACCTATACCAGTCCGAACAAAATATAATTGCTTTAGCAATTGAACTCAATAGTTTGCTACAAAAGGAACGTAACAATCAACTCTCAGCATCAGAACAACAGCGCCTAAATAAACTAATTGGAGATGAAAAGGATAGAAACAAGCAGTTTAGTGCTTTTCTCAATAATCCTGAAGTGCAAAAGTCAATTAATGAACTCCGAAATACTGAAAAAAACAATATCGATCTCGAAAATGTCCGTAATTTACGAAACGAAATTCTCTCTCAGCGGTCTAATGTAGCAATTCTCTATCCCTTAGTTCTTGAAGATCGACTTGAATTAATCTTGCTCACGGCTCAAACACCACCGATTCGTCGCACGATCGCGATCAGGCGTGACATACTAAACAAAGAAATAGCTGAATTTGTGACAAATTTGCGAGATACAACTTCAGAAGATGTTAAGGTGTCTGCCCAAAAATTCCATACATGGTTAATTGAGCCATTCGAGACTGAATTAGCACAATTAAAAATCGATACAATCGCCTACGCTCCCGATTCTAGACTGCGATATATTCCCCTTGCTGCGCTCTATGATGGTAAGCAATGGTTAGCCGAAAAGTATCGGATTAACTATATCACCGCACAATCATTGACTAAATTTAATGTAAAGCAGATTTCTACTCCACATATTCTTGCGGGAGCATTTGGCGGTAAAAGTAATGAAAATCGTTCGGGATTTAATGGATTACCTGCAACCGTGATCGAAGTTAAAAAGATCGCCAATCGCTTTGGTAACACAACTACTTTAGTCGAATCTGATTTCTCAAAAACGATTACAGAATCTAAAGCGAACTCTTATACAATTCTGCATTTAGCTACACATGGACAACTAGTGCAAGGCAAACCTGAAGATTCATTTATTCTCTTTGGTAATGGAGATAAGGCAACCGTCAGTGAAATTCGTGACTGGGCATTAAACAATGTCGATCTAGTTGTATTAAGTGCCTGCCAGTCTGGGGTTGGTGGTAAATTGGGTAATGGTATCGAGATTCTCGGATTGGGATATCAAATGCAAGTGGCAGGAGCAAGAGTGGCGATCGCATCTCTATGGCAGGTTGATGACACAGGTACACAAGTGCTCATGGAAGCATTTTATAGTGAACTCCAAAAAGGCAATGTGACGATTTCTGAATCACTACGCAGAGCGCAAGTATCTCTAATTAAATCGCCAAATTATAGTCATCCCTACTTCTGGTCAGCTTTCTTTGCGATCGGTAATGCACTTTAA
- a CDS encoding class I SAM-dependent methyltransferase encodes MTVANSAPSPKIGLASRLVNGILAISPLFNIAKQRARKMMIERAESMGVNWRQIVADLQKQDLDGELAKVQNPNIKYPEYYLKHFHAYEEGNLGWLPATEVEVAAYAVHSRIWNDAEPPVKGDSRLRQSYIDIVKEKLPTAPQDILDIGCSVGMSTFVLHNAYPQAKITGLDLSPHFLAIANYNTRTKHPELLESQQINWIHAAAENTGLPDASFDFVSCFLLFHELPQDATRQILREIRRVLRPNGYFTLMDMNPYSDIYLKMPPYILTLLKSTEPYLDQYFSFDLASELVAAGFEAPTITANTPRHRTVIAKAI; translated from the coding sequence ATGACTGTTGCCAATTCAGCCCCTAGCCCCAAAATTGGACTAGCTTCACGATTAGTTAATGGCATTTTAGCGATTAGCCCTTTATTCAATATTGCCAAACAACGCGCTCGGAAGATGATGATCGAACGTGCCGAGTCAATGGGCGTAAACTGGCGACAAATTGTTGCGGATTTGCAAAAACAAGATCTTGATGGCGAACTTGCGAAAGTCCAAAATCCCAATATTAAGTATCCCGAATATTACCTCAAGCATTTCCACGCCTATGAAGAAGGGAATCTCGGCTGGCTACCTGCAACGGAAGTAGAAGTTGCGGCCTATGCTGTGCATTCACGGATTTGGAATGATGCGGAACCTCCTGTAAAAGGCGATTCCCGTCTACGTCAAAGCTATATTGATATTGTGAAAGAAAAGCTTCCTACTGCACCTCAAGATATTCTCGATATTGGTTGCAGTGTGGGGATGAGTACTTTCGTATTGCACAATGCTTATCCACAAGCAAAAATTACAGGCTTGGATTTATCTCCCCATTTTTTAGCGATCGCAAATTACAATACGCGCACTAAACATCCCGAATTACTAGAATCGCAACAAATCAACTGGATTCACGCCGCCGCCGAAAACACAGGCTTACCTGATGCTTCCTTTGATTTCGTTTCCTGTTTTCTCCTATTTCACGAATTGCCTCAAGATGCGACGCGCCAAATCTTGCGTGAAATCCGTCGTGTCTTGCGTCCCAATGGTTACTTCACACTCATGGATATGAATCCCTACTCGGATATCTATCTCAAGATGCCTCCCTACATCCTGACTTTACTCAAGAGTACCGAACCCTATCTCGATCAATACTTCTCTTTTGATCTCGCCTCAGAACTCGTTGCCGCAGGTTTTGAAGCTCCTACTATCACCGCGAATACTCCTCGCCATCGCACTGTGATTGCCAAAGCCATATAA
- a CDS encoding WcaF family extracellular polysaccharide biosynthesis acetyltransferase, with amino-acid sequence MRLDRYTTGTYTIGAPLWQQVLWYFIGAPIVRSYLIPFSGFKVLILRWFGAKIGQGVRIKTGVRVKFPWRLIIQDFVWIGEDTWLDNLELITIESHCCISQGVYLCTGNHDWGDRDFALRTAPIYIESGSWIAAHATIAAGVRVGQGAVLGLDSVATRSLEPMTIYMGNPAIAIKSRRIKE; translated from the coding sequence TTGCGTCTCGATCGCTACACCACAGGAACTTACACTATCGGTGCACCACTTTGGCAACAAGTCCTTTGGTACTTTATCGGTGCACCAATTGTGCGGAGTTACTTGATCCCTTTTTCGGGATTCAAAGTACTTATTTTGCGATGGTTCGGCGCAAAAATTGGTCAGGGTGTGCGGATTAAAACAGGGGTGCGGGTTAAATTTCCTTGGCGGCTCATCATTCAAGATTTTGTCTGGATTGGTGAAGATACTTGGCTAGATAATCTTGAGCTGATTACGATTGAGAGCCACTGCTGCATATCCCAAGGTGTATATCTCTGCACGGGAAATCACGACTGGGGCGATCGCGATTTTGCTTTGCGTACTGCCCCCATTTATATCGAATCAGGTAGTTGGATTGCCGCCCATGCGACCATTGCCGCAGGGGTTAGAGTCGGTCAAGGAGCAGTTTTGGGCTTAGATAGTGTGGCGACGCGATCGCTAGAACCAATGACAATTTATATGGGCAATCCTGCGATCGCCATTAAGTCACGTAGAATCAAAGAGTAG
- a CDS encoding DUF3110 domain-containing protein → MQVWVLLFNANTDNEGIYTLEIDGDNIVVAFEQEDDAIRYAGLLEAQDFLSPTVESIDSEDLEAFCRESDYDLNIVPTEGLLVPPEKNVDKTDWSKDLEKDQSEPEEEIIVEDPVIAMMRRRLENLL, encoded by the coding sequence ATGCAAGTTTGGGTATTGCTGTTTAACGCCAACACCGATAACGAAGGGATCTACACCCTAGAAATAGATGGCGACAATATTGTGGTTGCGTTTGAACAGGAAGATGATGCAATTCGTTATGCAGGTCTACTAGAAGCGCAGGATTTCTTATCGCCGACAGTAGAAAGCATCGACAGCGAAGATTTAGAAGCATTTTGTCGAGAATCAGACTATGACTTAAATATTGTGCCAACCGAAGGTCTGCTAGTTCCACCTGAGAAAAATGTTGATAAAACTGATTGGTCTAAGGATCTCGAAAAGGATCAGTCAGAGCCAGAGGAGGAAATCATAGTCGAAGATCCCGTAATTGCCATGATGCGCCGTCGCCTAGAGAATTTACTGTAG
- a CDS encoding acyl-CoA thioesterase — translation MADLPSTTLTSEITKFQPTNTNDGWFHYPVRVYPHHTDYSGVVWHGMYLTWMEEARVECLRTVGMSFEELVSAGVDLPVAEMSLRYHRSARMGDDVLVMTKLVPDKVRLNWEYQIRTETDLCVTATVTLVPVDFEKRKLLRSLPSSLEGAIAKLAGI, via the coding sequence ATGGCAGATTTACCTTCTACAACTCTAACCAGTGAGATTACTAAATTTCAACCAACTAATACCAATGATGGTTGGTTTCACTACCCTGTACGGGTCTATCCCCACCATACGGACTATTCAGGTGTAGTTTGGCATGGTATGTACTTAACTTGGATGGAAGAGGCAAGGGTAGAATGCTTACGGACAGTGGGGATGAGCTTTGAGGAACTAGTCTCGGCAGGGGTGGATTTACCTGTAGCGGAGATGTCTTTGCGTTATCACCGTTCAGCAAGGATGGGAGATGATGTGCTGGTCATGACGAAGCTTGTACCAGATAAGGTACGTCTAAACTGGGAATATCAAATTCGTACAGAAACAGATCTATGTGTAACAGCAACGGTGACACTCGTACCTGTAGATTTTGAGAAACGTAAGTTGTTGCGATCGCTACCAAGCTCTTTAGAAGGGGCGATCGCCAAACTTGCAGGAATTTAG